In Sorghum bicolor cultivar BTx623 chromosome 8, Sorghum_bicolor_NCBIv3, whole genome shotgun sequence, one genomic interval encodes:
- the LOC8086122 gene encoding protein TsetseEP has protein sequence MAATRRLSSCCLLLAVLLGAVAATATAFFVDEAAAAGVGLGHGGRFARKHGRAAAELPQPEPQPKPEPQPQPQPLPQPEPKPEPKPEPKPRPEPKTEPHPEPSPKPEPKPEPQPKPITKPEPKPKPEPMPKPMPEPKPKPKKPEPKPKPEPKPEPKPEPEPKPEPLPKPEPKPEPKPKPEPKPEPKPEPKPEPMPKPKPEPKPEP, from the coding sequence ATGGCGGCGACGCGTCGCCTCTCTTCATGCTGCCTTCTCCTCGCCGTGCTTCTGGGAGCCGTGGCGGCCACTGCCACCGCCTTCTTCGTCGACGAAGCGGCGGCTGCCGGCGTCGGGCTTGGCCATGGCGGCCGCTTCGCGCGCAAGCATGGACGTGCTGCCGCCGAGCTGCCGCAGCCGGAGCCACAACCCAAACCGGAACCCCAGCCTCAGCCGCAGCCCCTGCCACAGCCAGAGCCCAAACCTGAACCTAAACCAGAGCCCAAGCCACGTCCAGAGCCAAAAACTGAGCCTCATCCAGAGCCTTCGCCGAAACCTGAACCTAAACCTGAGCCTCAACCTAAACCCATAACGAAGCCAGAGCCAAAGCCCAAACCCGAACCGATGCCCAAGCCTATGCCTGAAccaaagccaaagccaaaaaagCCTGAGCCAAAGCCAAAACCTGAGCCTAAGCCTGAACCAAAACCCGAGCCTGAGCCCAAGCCTGAACCACTGCCAAAACCGGAGCCCAAGCCAGAACCAAAACCTAAGCCTGAGCCTAAGCCGGAGCCTAAGCCTGAACCAAAACCTGAGCCCATGCCAAAACCAAAACCTGAGCCTAAGCCTGAGCCCTAG